The proteins below are encoded in one region of Oryzias melastigma strain HK-1 linkage group LG9, ASM292280v2, whole genome shotgun sequence:
- the cdadc1 gene encoding cytidine and dCMP deaminase domain-containing protein 1 produces MEGGEKRNRNEPSRPGQCRETKDGSTQTDCRIQGHGPRLSKVNLFTLLSLWMEMFPREEEEEEEEDSRQIRGMGLVVVREGKVVGLHCSGPELHAGQAAVLQHGVRLADSQLYFSRRPCATCLKMIINAGVSQISFWPGDPEISMLESAPRPATEEAALDAVATDKLKSNSRPHVCVLLQPPTPDLLQFVNETSRDCDFRERRSEDAEDFNRERVRYLRDFSRRFLVCTAQQHKEILIQMGLENFCAEPYFSNLRHNMRELVEVLAAVAAGVPQHHHGFHREHPGTSSGPHEEVPQQVARHCIIQARLLAYRTEDPKVGVGAVIWAKGKQVGFGGTGRLSLVGCGYNAYPAGSKYAEYPQMDTKQEDRQRRKYRYMIHAEQNALTFRTRDIRAEESTMLFVTKCPCDECIPLIRGAGITHIYTSDQDRDKDKGDISYLRFSSLKDISRFTWQKNPPDSPGASSHLVNGCVGKRSQQPEPETNGNKKLCTKRSSGAPWRGQQ; encoded by the exons ATGGAAGGGGGCGAGAAACGGAACCGAAACGAACCGAGCCGGCCCGGCCAGTGTCGGGAAACGAAGGATGGGAGCACCCAGACCGACTGCCGGATACAAG GTCATGGCCCCAGGTTGTCCAAAGTTAACCTCTTCACTTTGCTGAGTCTGTGGATGGAGATGTTTCCtcgtgaggaagaggaggaggaagaagaggacaGCCGCCAG ATCCGTGGGATGGGTCTGGTGGTGGTCCGAGAAGGTAAAGTGGTGGGCCTCCACTGCTCCGGTCCTGAGCTTCACGCGGGACAAGCGGCCGTCCTCCAGCACGGGGTCCGTCTGGCTGACAGTCAGCTGTACTTCTCCAGACGACCGTGTGCGACCTGTCTGAAGATGATCATCAACG CTGGAGTCAGTCAGATCTCCTTCTGGCCCGGGGACCCTGAGATCAGCATGCTGGAGTCTGCTCCGCGCCCCGCCACAGAGGAAGCTGCGCTGGACGCCGTGGCAACGGACAAGCTGAAGTCCAACAGCCGGCCTCACGTCTGCGTGCTGCTGCAGCCGCCGACCCCCGACCTGCTGCAGTTCGTCAACGAGACGTCCAGAGATTGTGACTTCAGGGAGAGGAGGAGCGAGGACGCTGAAGACTTCAACAG AGAACGCGTCAGATACTTGAGGGATTTCTCCAGAAGGTTCCTGGTTTGTACAGCCCAGCAGCACAAGGAGATCCTGATCCAAATGGGCCTGGAGAACTTCTGCGCCGAGCCGTACTTCTCCAACCTGAGGCACAACATGAGGGAGCTGGTGGAGGTTCTGGCCGCCGTGGCCGCCGGCGTCCCGCAGCACCACCACGGCTTCCACAG AGAACACCCGGGGACGTCATCAGGTCCGCATGAGGAGGTACCTCAGCAGGTGGCCCGCCACTGCATCATCCAGGCCCGGCTGCTGGCCTACAGGACGG aGGACCCTAAAGTGGGCGTGGGGGCCGTTATCTGGGCTAAAGGAAAGCAG GTGGGCTTCGGTGGAACGGGGCGTCTGTCTCTGGTGGGTTGTGGGTACAACGCTTACCCGGCGGGCTCCAAGTACGCGGAGTACCCCCAAATGGACACCAAACAGGAGGACCGTCAGAGACGCAAGTACAGATACATGATCCACGCGGAACAGAACGCCCTCACCTTCAG GACGCGTGACATCCGAGCAGAGGAGTCCACCATGCTGTTTGTGACCAAGTGTCCGTGTGACGAGTGCATCCCTCTGATCAGAGGCGCCGGGATCACGCACATTTACACCTCCGACCAGGACAGGGACAAAGACAAGGGCGACATCTCCTACCTGAGGTTCAGCAGCCTGAAGGACATCAGCAGGTTCACC TGGCAGAAGAACCCTCCGGATTCTCCAGGAGCTTCTTCTCACCTCGTCA ACGGATGTGTTGGGAAACGCAGCCAGCAGCCGGAGCCAGAAACAAACGGAAACAAGAAGCTGTGCACCAAGAGGTCCAGCGGCGCCCCCTGGCGCGGCCAACAGTAG
- the cab39l gene encoding calcium-binding protein 39-like, with amino-acid sequence MPLFGKSHKSPTDIVRTLKENLAILVKHDKKTDKASDEVSKCLVSMKEILYGSSDKEPHTETVAQLAQELYNSGLLISLVQNLQVIDFEGKKDVCQIFNNILRRQIGTRSPTVEYFCSHQEVLFILLKGYETPQIALNCGIMLRECIRHEPLAKIVLHSEHFHSFFNYVEMSTFDIASDAFATFKDLLTRHKVLVAEFLEQNYDAVFADYEKLLHSENYVTKRQSLKLLGELLLDRHNFTVMTRYISKPENLKLMMNLLRDKSPNIQFEAFHVFKVFVANPNKTQPIVDILLKNQTKLIDFLSNFQKDRTDDDQFNDEKTYLIKQIRDLKKPAS; translated from the exons ATGCCACTGTTCGGCAAATCTCACAAGAGTCCCACGGACATCGTCCGGACCTTGAAGGAGAACCTGGCCATCCTGGTCAAACACGATAAGAAGACAGACAAG GCATCTGATGAGGTGTCAAAGTGCTTGGTGTCCATGAAGGAGATCCTGTACGGGAGCAGCGATAAGGAGCCGCACACGGAGACCGTGGCCCAGCTCGCACAGGAGCTGTACAACAGCGGCCTGCTCATATCCCTCGTTCAAAACCTTCAAGTGATAGACTTCGAG GGGAAGAAGGACGTGTGCCAGATCTTCAACAACATCCTGAGGAGGCAGATTGGGACGAGGAGCCCCACCGTGGAGTACTTCTGCTCCCACCAAGAggtcctcttcatcctcctgaAGGG GTACGAGACTCCACAGATAGCGCTGAACTGCGGGATCATGCTGAGGGAGTGCATCCGCCACGAGCCCTTAGCCAAGATCGTCCTTCACTCCGAGCACTTCCACAGCTTCTTCAACTATGTGGAGATGTCAACCTTCGACATTGCCTCCGACGCCTTCGCCACTTTTAAG GATCTTCTGACGAGACACAAAGTGCTTGTGGCTGAATTCCTGGAGCAGAACTACGACGCT GTGTTTGCAGACTACGAGAAGCTGCTGCACTCCGAGAACTACGTCACCAAGCGTCAGTCTCTGAAG CTTCTGGGTGAGCTGCTGTTGGACCGACATAACTTCACGGTGATGACGCGCTACATCAGCAAGCCGGAGAACCTGAAGTTGATGATGAACCTGCTCCGAGACAAAAGCCCCAACATCCAGTTCGAGGCTTTCCACGTCTTCAAG GTGTTCGTGGCAAACCCCAACAAGACGCAGCCCATCGTCGACATCCTGCTCAAGAACCAGACCAAACTAATCGACTTCCTAAGCAACTTCCAGAAAGACCGCACGGACGATGACCAGTTTAACGACGAGAAGACCTACCTAATCAAACAGATCAGGGATCTGAAGAAACCGGCCTCCTAG